Genomic DNA from Trichoderma asperellum chromosome 5, complete sequence:
TCGATCAAGATGAGCAACATACAGTACCATCCATTTTGACCCGAGCCATCACGAGCACCAGTTGCCTCCAGACGCAGGAATGTCTTCAGGGCAGGATGGATAGAATCCAAATCCTTGACTCCCAAACCAGGGACCAGAGAGAAACTGGCATTTTGGTGGTAATAGTTGGCAATAATAGGACCAGAagtatcctcttcttcaggtTCTGGCTCAGGAGTGGGAAAGTCTTCCAGCAAGTTCCTCTTCTGCAcaaacttcttctttgccaagTACTGGGTAAGAGGATGCACAACATGGTACGCTCGTCCAGGGTCAAAGTTGGGCAGATGGGGGTCAAGGACGCTATCTGCAAGACCGACGTAGAAGTGGCCCCAAAGCGTGCCATTGTGCTGCACAGATTCCGGCACCTTAAAGGTAGTATCGATTGACCGCTTGTCCGTCTTGTTGTTCATGTGAAACCTCTTCTCGTCCAGCACGACATACTCCGCCGGCACCGAAGAAAGAGGAACCGGGTTAAACGAGGGCGAGATTGTAACAATGATGTCCAGGTAGCTGTCCTGCGCCCAGATGGGCGCAATGGTCTTGGGAAGGGGTCTGTACGTAGCGCCCTCGTCCAGGCGTTTCGGTCGAAGCTGGTAAGGCGGGATGCTGCCCAGATTGTCTGGAACTGTAATGGACGCCCCGGTTTCGGGATGCGTGACGACCTTGCCAGTCTGTTCCTTTGCCAGGTAGAAGCTGAGGCCAGCATTGACACCAAAGTAGACAGCAATGGCTGCGATGATCTTGCCCATGCCGAATCCCTGCACAATGCACCAGCAACACGTCAGCACACATCTCTCCGAGCTCTGAAGCAGATGCCATCTCGACTTACACTGCTCTCCTCTCGGCGCCGTCCCGCCTGGCCCGCAGGCCTCTGCGCAGCAGCTGTTTCAGACATTGCGCAGACCGTCGATGGAGCCTCTACGGCTGTCACGTCAAGCACAGACAAGTCAGGCGCTTTTCTCGCCTTGCTGTAGTGAATCCGGAGCAGAGTCGACCGCCCTGGAAAACAAGAACACAGAGCCAGATGTGTTTGCAAGGTTGGTTGCAAGATGGCCTTTCGCAAGCACCGCAGCCTTGGCTGGTAAATTTCCCGCCTGGGCCTAGGCCGCCGAGCTTCACTGGCGTCATGCACACAAGTACCTAGCACATACTAGAGCACGCAGCGAGGTACAATGCATGGACgcaagcagcggcagccgCCGGCGGCCGGATCAAGTCGGCGCCGGGTTCGCCCCATCAAACCGGGTCGGCGAATCAACGACCTGCGCTGTGACACGACGCCGTCGACAGGGCAAGGAAAAGAGCCCCAACAATGGCGAGGGGCATCGGGTCTATCTGCCTCTGTATCCTAGAGCCTGGCCGTAGTCAAATTGACGCCGTGAGCCGTGAGTTGCGTCCTCAATGGCCGTGACAGGCTGTCCGCGATCCACTCAGCCACATGCCCATGCCATGGCTTCCGAAGACCGCTTCCGCCATCGGGACTCGGCCTATTGTCCAGGTGACACTGCTAGAAGCTCTCATTGGAGGCTGACGGTGGTATTCTGAGACTCTTCCATCGGCTCTGGGGCACGCTGTGCAGTTACTGATGATGAACCCTGTGCATTGATCTTCATGAGCATCACAACTACCTGGATTAGCATTTATAGACTTTACAGCTGAGCCATCTCTTCCCCATGACAGAGGAATTGGCAATGGCGGTATGCAAATAGCAAGCCTCGCGTTGTAGCAATGAAAAACAGCACCAGCCGGGCACAAACCCACTTCACAGACGGCCATGTGTTGCCACGCCAATTATTCGCTGTTCTTCGACGGGCTTGTCCTGCTGACCCCCTTTCCGCCCACCAGCTCCGTCAACGCAGCAAATCAACCTCAATGCATATCAATTATAGTCGTACAAGACGACAGAATGCCAACGTGCCCGTGTAAAACGACGCAACGACCGCAAAAAGCCCAAAGGGGATCCGTCCCACCTCCCGGCAAAGACGCCAATTGGGCCGCTGAGTGCTGCGGCGAGCGTAACTGGCAATTTTTGAAAAAATTACCCTTTTAGTGATGGCTCCGGCACTCCATATGACTCCCACGCCTCCAATTTTTCTGATTTTTGGGGGGTCCAGCAGTTGGGTTTTCCGTCCTGACGGGGGGCCGGTGGTGGCCGATGACTGCCGGGGCAGGATTAGTGTGAAAAGGCGGTTTGCGAGCAGTCAGATCTGGCGGGAGGACCTGAGCTGGCGCGGTTTCGCAGCGTCATTCCACAAAACGCTTATATCTAGACGCGGTTCGCCACTCGCCCTTTCGACTattctcttgcttcttcttgcttcttttctctgaACGAGACTGAACTTTTAGTGTTGCTTTGCAACGGGATAAATTCTGGGAAGCTTCACTCTTTTGCCACTTTGGCTTTCATCGCTCAaatcttcttttactttactgCTGTATCCCATCTACATTTATCTACCATTCCTTTGTCTGAGACTTCGTCTGTGGCTTATAACTCGCCAGCTAAGAGGCTCTCCGACTATATAGTCTCCAACTTTCTCTCTTATATATCGGACGACGACCATTACTAAAGACACTTCATCTCTGTCTGTTTCCTTCAACCCACGCCActaccaacagcagcaaccatTTGTCACAACCCCCACCATGACTGCTGATTCCACCACAACTGCTGGCCAGAATGGCTCTGTCAACGGCTCTGCCAACGGCCACACTAATGGAACGCCTCGCACCAAGATTTGCGTGTACTGTGGCTCCAGCGGCGGAAACGACCCCGAACACATGGAGACTGCCCGCGAGCTCGCCAGAGTAATGGCTGAGAACGACATCGATCTCGGTAAGGCCCCCTTGTCATCTACCTACTCCTCCCAAGAGACACAACTGTTACTAACTCGCTCTTCCTCTGTATAGTATACGGTGGTGGCACCGTCGGCCTCATGGGCGAGGTCGCAAAGACGCTCTGCGAGCTCAAGGGCCCCTCCGCCGTCCACGGCATCATCCCCGAGGCCCTGGTCAAGTACGAGCGCGACGGCACCTACCAGACCATCAACATGAACAACCAGTACGTGCCCACCGAGTCGACCTACGGCCACACCACCGTCGTCAAGGACATGCACACCCGCAAGAAGCTCATGGCCGAGGAGGTCTTCAGCGGCGGCCCGGGCAGCGGCTTCCTCGCCCTCAGCGGCGGCTACGGCACCGTCGAGGAGCTCTTCGAGACCGTCACCTGGAACCAGCTGGGCATCCACAAGCGCGGCATCTGCCTGCTCAACATCAACGGCTACTGGGACGGCATCGTCCAGTGGGTCGACAAGGCCGTCGAGCAGGGCTTCGTCAAGCTCCCTAACAAGGACATTCTCGTGACGGCGACCACCGCCGAGGACGCCATCCTGGCCTTGATGAACTACCAGGTTTCCGAGGGCACTTTCAAGCTGGAATGGGGATCTCAATAAATGAGTGTTGAAAAGTTAGGCCAAAGAAACAAAGTCGCAAATGTTGTTATTCGCATGATTCCAAGTTACAGCAAGcaccttctttttttgagctTGCTAGGACTCGAGGCTCTTTTTGTTGtgtaatttttttcccctctctacTCTACGTTTGGTttggttttcttttcattttttttttttttggcgcttTCATCCAAGGACTTTCATGTGTAATGCCTGGTTATGATGTACGGCATAGAGAGGTTTTTCCATCAAAGACATATATAGTATATCCATAGACAGGTTATAGTTACGTCATGGGACGGGAGTAATGTCATGATTAggtatcttctttttttttattacttcaTTCGTAGCAAGTTTCACAATTCG
This window encodes:
- a CDS encoding uncharacterized protein (EggNog:ENOG41) produces the protein MTADSTTTAGQNGSVNGSANGHTNGTPRTKICVYCGSSGGNDPEHMETARELARVMAENDIDLVYGGGTVGLMGEVAKTLCELKGPSAVHGIIPEALVKYERDGTYQTINMNNQYVPTESTYGHTTVVKDMHTRKKLMAEEVFSGGPGSGFLALSGGYGTVEELFETVTWNQLGIHKRGICLLNINGYWDGIVQWVDKAVEQGFVKLPNKDILVTATTAEDAILALMNYQVSEGTFKLEWGSQ